Proteins encoded by one window of Manis pentadactyla isolate mManPen7 chromosome X, mManPen7.hap1, whole genome shotgun sequence:
- the LOC130681988 gene encoding cytokine receptor-like factor 2 has protein sequence MQLSSDDECGQCPDYIHREGHTAGCLLQAVEDEILHFYIWNGTRLLLSRAQWTSTYLKPSSPKDLAFQWHQEAVTVTCPDLLYKDLLYEMQYKSIFDTEWQSAEEKTCNVTIQGLDAEKCYLFRARVKTEEPSYGPDTYPSDWSVVAHWQRGELRDSCMEEKHFPKFILISSMVAILTLSLLLLSLWKIYRVKKLLMPSVPDPKFTFPGLFECHQGNFQEWIKDTQNVAHVNNKEGVEQEYVLEEALVVQLAKAEAEMPTMTASPLCPWTGEEEDCGDPSQHSCQPPQTGKVVSLGGFTFVTSDNSYVML, from the exons ATGCA ATTGAGTAGTGATGACGAGTGTGGCCAATGCCCTGACTACATTCACCGAGAAGGTCACACTGCTGGGTGCCTCCTTCAGGCAGTAGAAGATGAAATTCTGCATTTTTACATCTGGAATGGAACACGGCTTCTTCTCTCCAGGGCTCAGTGGACTAGCACTTACC TGAAACCCAGCTCCCCAAAAGATCTGGCCTTCCAGTGGCACCAGGAAGCAGTCACGGTGACGTGTCCTGATCTTCTCTACAAAGATCTCCTATATGAAATGCAGTACAAAAGCATCTTTGACACCGAGTGGCAG TCCGCAGAGGAGAAAACCTGCAATGTTACCATTCAGGGACTGGATGCTGAGAAGTGTTATTTGTTCCGGGCCAGAGTGAAAACTGAGGAGCCCAGCTATGGCCCGGACACCTACCCAAGCGACTGGTCGGTGGTGGCACACTGGCAGAGGGGTGAGCTGAGAG ATTCGTGCATGGAGGAAAAGCATTTCCcaaaatttattttgatttctagCATGGTTGCCATCCTGACACTGTCTCTTCTCCTACTGTCCTTATGGAAAATCTACAG GGTTAAGAAGCTCCTCATGCCAAGTGTGCCGGATCCCAAATTCACCTTCCCTGGGCTCTTTGAGTGCCACCAAGGAAACTTCCAG GAGTGGATCAAGGACACCCAGAACGTGGCCCACGTGAATAACAAGGAAGGTGTGGAGCAGGAGTATGTCTTGGAAGAGGCCCTGGTGGTCCAGCTGGCCAAGGCTGAGGCTGAGATGCCCACAATGACAGCCAGCCCATTGTGCCCATGGACAGGGGAGGAAGAGGACTGTGGCGACCCCAGCCAGCACTCGTGTCAGCCCCCCCAAACTGGCAAGGTGGTCTCTCTCGGGGGCTTTACCTTTGTGACAAGTGACAACTCTTATGTGATGTTATGA